In one Spirosoma rigui genomic region, the following are encoded:
- the uvrB gene encoding excinuclease ABC subunit UvrB, with product MNFKLTSEFQPTGDQPAAIEKMVKGIREGEPAQVLLGVTGSGKTFSVANVIAQTNRPTLVLSHNKTLAAQLYGEFKQFFPENAVEYFISYYDYYQPEAYIATTGTYIEKDLAINEEIDKLRLAATSALMSGRRDVIVVASVSCIYGMGNPEEFKRNVVRIGVGEQMSRNQFLHQLVSILYSRTEGEFARGNFRVKGDTVDLYVAYADFAYRVIFFGDEIETIQRIDPNTGKKISSESLVTIFPANLFVTGRDTLNGAIHQIQDDMVAQVRYFESEFREQEATRIRERTEFDLEMMRELGYCSGIENYSRYFDKRLPGQRPFCLLDYFPDDYLMIIDESHATIPQIRAMWGGDRSRKTALVDYGFRLPSAMDNRPLTFQEFEDLCGQSIYVSATPSDYELRRSEGVVVEQLIRPTGLLDPEIEVRPSLNQIDDLLESIDSRIKSGERVLVTTLTKRMAEELTKYLERVGIKTRYIHSEVKTLDRVEILRDLRLGLFDVLVGVNLLREGLDLPEVSLVAIMDADKEGFLRDIRSLIQTIGRAARNANGKVIMYADTITGSMQKAIDETNRRRAIQLEYNADHGITPKTIFKSREAIMGQTKVADSKAKTFYVEPDEIRIAADPVVQYMGKNDLEKVIHDTQVKMERAARDLDFLEAARLRDELFQLRDKLKKETA from the coding sequence ATGAATTTCAAACTAACCTCAGAATTCCAGCCTACCGGCGATCAGCCTGCCGCTATCGAGAAGATGGTGAAAGGTATTCGGGAGGGCGAACCAGCTCAGGTACTGCTCGGCGTGACGGGTTCCGGTAAAACGTTTTCGGTGGCAAACGTTATCGCCCAGACCAACCGGCCTACGCTCGTCCTGAGCCATAACAAAACGCTGGCCGCCCAGCTTTACGGCGAGTTCAAGCAGTTTTTCCCCGAAAATGCAGTCGAATACTTCATTTCGTATTACGACTATTACCAGCCCGAAGCCTACATCGCCACGACGGGCACGTATATCGAGAAAGACCTCGCTATCAACGAGGAGATCGATAAACTCCGGCTGGCCGCTACGTCGGCCCTGATGAGCGGCCGGCGCGACGTGATCGTTGTGGCTTCGGTGTCGTGCATCTACGGCATGGGCAACCCCGAAGAGTTCAAACGCAACGTGGTGCGGATTGGCGTGGGCGAGCAGATGAGCCGCAACCAGTTCCTGCACCAGCTCGTAAGCATCCTCTACAGCCGGACCGAAGGTGAATTTGCGCGGGGTAATTTCCGCGTCAAAGGCGACACGGTCGATCTCTACGTCGCCTATGCCGACTTCGCCTACCGCGTCATTTTCTTCGGCGACGAGATTGAAACCATCCAGCGTATCGACCCCAATACGGGCAAGAAAATATCCAGCGAGTCGCTGGTGACAATTTTCCCGGCTAACCTGTTCGTGACGGGACGGGATACGCTCAACGGCGCTATCCACCAGATTCAGGATGACATGGTGGCGCAGGTACGGTACTTCGAGTCGGAGTTTCGGGAGCAGGAAGCGACCCGCATCCGGGAGCGTACCGAGTTTGACCTGGAGATGATGCGGGAACTGGGCTACTGCTCCGGCATCGAGAACTATTCACGCTACTTCGATAAGCGCCTGCCGGGTCAGCGGCCGTTCTGCCTGCTCGACTACTTCCCGGACGATTACCTGATGATCATCGACGAGAGCCACGCGACCATCCCGCAGATACGGGCAATGTGGGGCGGTGACCGCTCGCGCAAAACGGCGCTTGTGGATTACGGGTTCCGGCTCCCCTCGGCGATGGACAACCGGCCCCTCACCTTCCAGGAGTTCGAAGATCTGTGCGGGCAGTCGATCTACGTATCGGCTACGCCGTCCGACTACGAACTGCGCCGGAGCGAAGGCGTCGTGGTGGAGCAGCTGATTCGGCCAACCGGTCTGCTCGATCCCGAAATCGAAGTCCGGCCCAGCCTGAACCAGATCGACGATCTGCTCGAATCCATCGACAGTCGAATCAAATCCGGGGAGCGGGTGCTGGTGACGACGCTGACCAAACGCATGGCCGAGGAGCTGACCAAGTACCTGGAACGGGTGGGTATCAAAACCCGCTATATCCACTCGGAGGTGAAAACCCTCGACCGTGTCGAAATTCTGCGAGACCTGCGGCTCGGCCTGTTTGATGTGCTGGTGGGCGTAAACCTGCTGCGTGAAGGACTGGACCTACCCGAAGTGTCGCTGGTAGCCATTATGGATGCCGACAAAGAGGGATTCCTGCGCGACATCCGGTCGCTGATCCAGACCATTGGCCGGGCCGCCCGGAACGCGAACGGCAAGGTGATCATGTATGCCGATACCATCACTGGTTCCATGCAGAAAGCCATCGATGAAACCAACCGACGGCGGGCCATTCAGCTGGAGTACAACGCCGACCACGGCATTACACCTAAGACGATCTTTAAGTCGCGGGAGGCTATCATGGGCCAGACCAAAGTTGCCGACTCGAAGGCGAAAACGTTCTACGTCGAACCCGACGAAATCCGGATTGCCGCCGATCCCGTGGTGCAGTATATGGGTAAGAACGACCTGGAAAAAGTCATTCATGATACGCAGGTCAAAATGGAACGGGCGGCCCGGGACCTCGACTTCCTGGAAGCGGCCCGACTGCGCGACGAATTATTCCAGTTGCGGGATAAGTTGAAGAAAGAAACGGCCTGA
- a CDS encoding DUF2911 domain-containing protein, whose translation MKRILVILGVLATVLLVAFFVLRSVTKSNSPAATAETSQNGLTVKVDYCRPYKKGRTIFGGLVPYQKVWRTGANEATVIEINQPVTIMGKPLKAGKYSLWSVPFPNGWQAIFNRETGQWGTNYDYTQDALRVMVNTRPHSPAAEQFTISFAPATGGTDLILAWDTTEAVIPIRQ comes from the coding sequence ATGAAACGTATCCTGGTTATCCTCGGTGTGCTCGCCACCGTACTGCTCGTTGCCTTTTTTGTGCTGCGTTCCGTCACCAAATCAAACAGCCCGGCGGCCACCGCCGAAACCAGCCAGAATGGCCTGACCGTGAAAGTCGACTACTGCCGGCCGTATAAAAAAGGACGTACCATTTTCGGCGGACTGGTGCCGTATCAGAAAGTATGGCGCACGGGCGCGAACGAAGCGACCGTCATTGAGATCAACCAGCCGGTCACCATCATGGGCAAGCCCCTGAAAGCGGGTAAGTACTCCCTATGGAGCGTTCCCTTCCCAAACGGCTGGCAGGCTATCTTCAACCGCGAAACCGGCCAGTGGGGTACCAACTACGACTACACCCAGGATGCATTGCGCGTTATGGTCAACACCCGCCCCCACAGCCCCGCAGCGGAGCAGTTCACAATCAGTTTTGCGCCGGCCACGGGCGGCACAGACCTGATCCTCGCCTGGGACACCACCGAAGCCGTTATTCCCATCCGGCAGTAG
- a CDS encoding alpha/beta hydrolase, producing MSIRTILLYSLLLVSALGASAQSRRRTQLTTPQSNGPVPVVAAPQARLLESMRFNSSLMNQAVRYSIYLPPDYYVSNRRYPVVYLLHGYGDNETSWVQFGEADRLVDERVKAGELPPMIIVMPNGGATWYINDYQSKVRYEDMFVQELIPHIDSSFRTRTQREYRAISGLSMGGFGSLALAMHHPELFGACAALSASARTDEMFAAIPDERYNAVFGPVFSGSVKGDDRLTVTWKRNSPITLAKSAPEGDLSRVRWYIDCGDDDALSAGNALLHIALLDRKIPHEYRVRNGEHNWTYWREGLPDALKFIADSFRR from the coding sequence ATGTCTATTCGTACGATACTGTTATATTCATTGCTGCTGGTGTCGGCACTGGGTGCGTCGGCCCAGTCGCGACGGCGTACCCAGCTGACAACTCCTCAGTCCAATGGTCCGGTGCCCGTTGTGGCGGCTCCGCAGGCGCGTCTTCTCGAAAGTATGCGTTTTAATAGTTCCCTGATGAACCAGGCCGTTCGCTACTCGATCTACCTGCCACCGGACTACTACGTTTCGAACCGGCGTTACCCGGTTGTGTACCTGCTTCACGGCTACGGCGATAATGAAACCAGCTGGGTCCAGTTTGGTGAGGCTGACCGCCTTGTTGATGAGCGGGTGAAAGCGGGCGAGCTGCCCCCCATGATCATTGTCATGCCCAACGGGGGCGCTACGTGGTACATCAACGACTACCAGAGTAAAGTGCGGTACGAAGATATGTTCGTGCAGGAACTCATACCGCATATCGACTCATCGTTCCGGACGCGTACCCAGCGGGAATACCGGGCCATCTCTGGGTTGTCCATGGGGGGCTTTGGCTCCCTGGCGCTGGCCATGCACCACCCCGAATTGTTTGGCGCCTGTGCCGCCCTCAGTGCCTCGGCCCGTACCGACGAAATGTTTGCCGCCATTCCCGACGAACGCTACAACGCTGTGTTTGGTCCGGTGTTCAGCGGCTCCGTTAAGGGTGACGACCGGTTGACGGTCACCTGGAAACGGAACAGTCCGATCACGCTGGCAAAGTCGGCCCCTGAGGGCGACCTGAGCCGGGTGCGCTGGTACATCGACTGTGGCGACGACGATGCGCTGTCAGCGGGAAACGCGTTGTTGCATATTGCCCTGCTCGACCGTAAGATTCCGCACGAGTACCGGGTTCGCAACGGGGAGCATAACTGGACGTACTGGCGGGAGGGCCTGCCCGATGCCCTGAAGTTTATTGCCGATAGCTTTCGCCGGTAA
- a CDS encoding glycoside hydrolase family 2 TIM barrel-domain containing protein: MRKRLRLTLFISLFASLTGQAQTLPDWENPEVISRHTEKPHANLIPFATQQQALATTDWRTSPFVKLLNGTWKFKWVKHPRLVPDTFSQPATDDRSWDNLPVPSNWQVVGAREGRPYDPPIFTNIKHPFPATPPRITSDTNATGLYRVRFTVPANFQDREVFLHFAGVQSTCRVFLNGEPIGYHEDSMTPAEFLVTDKLKAGENLLAVEVINWSDASYLEDQDFWRISGIFRDVFLYATPKAYLRDLAVVTDLDDRYNDATLKVTASVRNLTPAADMSSSTLIVTLYDPKRAVLFRETLRAAEAINTGQELLFRLSKAVSAPALWSAESPTLYTMTVELTGRDGQPVEAVSQRIGFREMTLTRGQLLINGKAVTFKGVNRHEFNPQTGRVINRESMIRDIRLMKQHNINAVRTSHYPNVTDWYDLCDEYGLYVIDEANIESHELWSKGQTPAAKPEWRDAFVARGRAMVERDKNHPSIVIWSLGNETDMGQNFRDMADIVQLIDPSRPIHYEGRNNYNGDFKSPDQPLTSFDIISTMYPSVAGMVALMEKDPSRPLIICEYAHSMGNSVGNLKDYWAAIDKYPRMQGAFIWDWMDQGLRLRNKDGKEYTSHINYIDGANAGDGLINPDQTPQPEINEVKLVYQYVKLTLPVATTVAGSRYGTTPVKLNVKNTYDFQTLEPFRLEWTLLRNGEIVQQGGETNLVAKPGQTQVLTLPIKFPEVPANGPNEYFLNVSVRLKKETPWATAGHEVASGQFPIATPSVSRPVLGMSQIAPVKATASPTEIVVRGNGFAVVFDKATGALSQWIYRGRNLLTQGLQPSVWRVPTDNDEGGGDLSFAARWRKAGLATATVTPVEMTLTSRPQLVKIRCVNTVAGLRQQTDYIVYGTGDVQVTTTISPSGSATAEALPPLARVGMQFQMPATVANLKWYGRGPFESYADRKDAASVGLYVSKVADQFFPYTMAQENGNKTDVRWAEITDQAGVGLLIMSDQAVGGSLLNINVRDYTDAALLRAKQPDHQEVERGATTVVNVDMAQMGLGGDDSWTPRVHDIYQLPASKPYTYSFRLRAIDRLTNSNNLIGIMLPR; the protein is encoded by the coding sequence ATGCGTAAACGCCTACGTTTAACCCTATTTATAAGTCTTTTCGCCAGCCTTACCGGTCAGGCGCAAACCCTGCCCGACTGGGAGAACCCGGAGGTCATCAGTCGTCATACCGAGAAACCCCACGCCAACCTGATCCCGTTTGCCACGCAGCAGCAGGCACTGGCCACCACCGACTGGCGAACTTCGCCTTTTGTCAAACTTCTCAACGGGACCTGGAAATTCAAATGGGTGAAGCACCCCCGGCTGGTGCCCGACACTTTCTCCCAGCCCGCTACCGACGACCGAAGCTGGGATAACCTGCCCGTACCGTCGAACTGGCAGGTTGTAGGTGCCCGCGAAGGCAGGCCCTACGATCCACCCATTTTCACCAACATCAAACATCCTTTTCCGGCTACGCCCCCACGCATCACCTCCGACACCAACGCTACGGGTCTCTACCGGGTAAGATTTACGGTACCGGCCAATTTTCAGGATCGGGAAGTGTTCCTGCATTTCGCCGGGGTACAGTCGACCTGCCGGGTTTTCCTGAACGGCGAACCCATCGGTTACCACGAAGACAGCATGACCCCGGCAGAGTTTCTGGTGACCGACAAGCTCAAAGCGGGCGAAAATCTGCTGGCCGTTGAGGTCATCAACTGGTCGGACGCCAGCTACCTGGAAGATCAGGATTTCTGGCGGATCTCCGGTATTTTTCGCGATGTGTTTCTGTATGCAACGCCCAAAGCCTACCTGCGTGACCTGGCGGTCGTGACCGACCTTGACGACCGCTATAACGACGCGACGCTGAAAGTTACGGCCAGCGTTCGTAACCTGACACCAGCGGCAGATATGTCGTCGAGTACGTTGATCGTTACGCTATACGACCCCAAACGGGCTGTCCTGTTCCGGGAAACCCTGCGGGCCGCTGAGGCCATCAATACGGGTCAGGAGTTACTGTTCCGGCTCAGCAAAGCCGTTAGTGCTCCCGCCCTCTGGAGTGCCGAATCGCCCACACTCTACACCATGACCGTGGAGCTGACCGGTCGGGACGGCCAGCCCGTTGAAGCCGTCAGCCAGCGGATCGGGTTTCGTGAGATGACACTCACCCGCGGCCAACTGCTCATCAACGGAAAAGCCGTTACGTTCAAAGGCGTCAACCGCCATGAGTTCAATCCCCAGACGGGGCGGGTCATCAATAGGGAGTCTATGATTCGCGACATCAGGCTCATGAAGCAGCATAACATAAACGCCGTTCGAACCTCACACTACCCCAACGTAACGGACTGGTATGACCTCTGCGACGAATACGGGCTGTATGTGATCGACGAAGCGAACATCGAAAGCCATGAGTTATGGTCCAAAGGGCAAACGCCGGCGGCCAAACCTGAATGGCGGGATGCGTTCGTGGCGCGGGGTCGGGCGATGGTAGAGCGCGACAAAAACCACCCGAGCATCGTTATCTGGTCACTCGGCAACGAAACAGACATGGGCCAGAACTTCCGGGATATGGCCGATATTGTCCAGCTCATCGACCCCAGCCGACCCATTCACTACGAAGGCCGCAACAACTACAATGGTGATTTCAAATCGCCGGATCAGCCGCTGACCAGCTTCGATATTATCTCGACCATGTATCCGTCCGTGGCGGGTATGGTAGCCCTGATGGAAAAAGATCCGTCGCGCCCGCTCATCATCTGCGAATACGCCCACTCTATGGGCAACAGTGTTGGCAACCTGAAAGATTACTGGGCCGCTATCGATAAGTACCCGCGTATGCAGGGCGCATTTATCTGGGACTGGATGGATCAGGGACTCCGGCTTCGGAACAAAGACGGGAAAGAGTATACCAGCCACATCAACTACATCGACGGGGCGAACGCGGGCGATGGCCTGATCAACCCGGACCAGACACCCCAACCCGAAATCAACGAAGTAAAACTGGTTTATCAGTACGTAAAACTCACGCTGCCCGTGGCCACTACGGTCGCTGGTTCCCGGTATGGAACAACGCCCGTCAAGCTGAACGTCAAAAACACCTACGATTTCCAAACCCTTGAGCCTTTCCGCCTGGAATGGACCCTGTTGCGGAACGGCGAAATCGTTCAGCAGGGCGGGGAGACGAATCTGGTAGCCAAACCGGGCCAGACCCAGGTGCTGACCCTACCCATCAAATTTCCGGAAGTGCCGGCCAACGGCCCCAACGAGTATTTCCTGAACGTGAGCGTCCGGCTCAAGAAAGAAACGCCCTGGGCCACCGCCGGTCACGAAGTAGCGTCGGGACAGTTTCCCATCGCCACCCCGTCGGTAAGCCGCCCCGTGCTGGGCATGAGCCAGATTGCCCCCGTCAAAGCCACAGCTTCTCCTACCGAGATTGTTGTACGGGGCAACGGCTTTGCTGTCGTCTTCGACAAAGCGACCGGTGCGCTTAGCCAGTGGATTTACAGGGGCAGGAACCTGCTGACCCAAGGCCTGCAACCCAGCGTATGGCGCGTCCCAACCGACAACGACGAGGGCGGTGGCGATCTGTCCTTTGCCGCCCGCTGGCGCAAAGCCGGCCTGGCTACGGCCACCGTGACACCGGTCGAGATGACCCTGACATCGCGCCCACAGCTGGTTAAAATCCGGTGTGTCAATACGGTAGCAGGCCTCCGGCAGCAAACCGATTACATCGTGTATGGCACGGGCGATGTGCAGGTAACTACCACAATCAGTCCATCGGGGTCTGCAACGGCCGAAGCACTTCCCCCGCTGGCCCGCGTAGGAATGCAGTTTCAAATGCCTGCTACCGTTGCCAACCTGAAATGGTACGGTCGCGGCCCCTTCGAGAGTTATGCCGACCGCAAGGACGCGGCCAGCGTCGGGCTGTACGTAAGCAAAGTAGCCGACCAGTTTTTTCCTTATACTATGGCGCAGGAAAATGGCAACAAAACCGATGTTCGCTGGGCAGAGATCACCGATCAGGCGGGCGTTGGCCTGCTGATCATGAGCGACCAGGCCGTTGGCGGGTCTTTACTCAACATCAACGTCCGTGACTATACCGATGCAGCCCTGTTGCGGGCCAAGCAACCCGATCACCAGGAAGTGGAGCGGGGAGCGACAACCGTCGTCAACGTAGACATGGCCCAGATGGGACTCGGTGGAGACGACAGCTGGACACCGCGCGTCCATGACATCTACCAGTTACCAGCCTCAAAGCCGTATACCTATTCCTTCCGGCTACGGGCCATCGACAGACTAACGAACAGCAATAACCTGATCGGTATTATGTTGCCAAGATAA
- a CDS encoding sigma-54-dependent transcriptional regulator yields MAKLIIVDDEKSIRAALRDILEYEGYDVDEAKDGEEGLDMIMRTSYEVALCDIKMPKMDGLELLLKASEAGKSTQFIMISAFGNVENAVEATKRGAFDFITKPPDLNRLLITVRNAIERAKLVQETKTLKKRIYKLNEIVGESEPIRKVKDTINRVAATEARVLVTGANGSGKEMVAKQIHEKGSRASMPLVEVNCAAIPSELIESELFGHEKGAFTGAVARRVGKFEQADSGTLFLDEIGDMSLSAQAKVLRALQENKITRVGGDKEIKVNVRVIAATNKDLRQEIANGNFREDLFHRLSVIVINVPPLAERRSDIVLLADKFLQDIATEYGSPLKDMTPDAMLYLQSLPWTGNVRELRNVIERLVIMCGDQITLDDVKLYA; encoded by the coding sequence ATGGCCAAGTTGATTATCGTGGACGACGAAAAAAGTATTCGGGCGGCACTACGCGATATCTTAGAGTATGAGGGCTACGATGTGGACGAAGCGAAGGATGGTGAGGAAGGATTGGATATGATTATGCGTACCAGCTACGAAGTAGCGCTGTGCGACATTAAGATGCCCAAGATGGATGGACTTGAACTCTTGCTGAAAGCCAGTGAGGCTGGCAAGAGCACTCAGTTCATCATGATCTCAGCCTTCGGCAACGTCGAAAACGCCGTAGAAGCAACCAAGCGGGGCGCCTTCGATTTTATCACCAAACCACCCGATCTGAACCGGCTCCTGATTACCGTTCGCAATGCCATCGAACGGGCCAAGCTGGTGCAGGAAACGAAAACCCTCAAGAAACGAATCTATAAACTCAATGAGATCGTTGGCGAATCGGAACCTATCCGGAAAGTAAAAGATACCATCAACCGTGTGGCCGCAACGGAAGCACGTGTCCTCGTAACGGGCGCCAACGGCTCGGGTAAAGAGATGGTAGCCAAGCAGATCCACGAGAAAGGCAGCCGTGCCAGCATGCCCCTTGTAGAGGTCAACTGCGCGGCCATTCCCAGCGAGCTCATCGAAAGCGAACTGTTCGGCCACGAAAAAGGCGCGTTTACGGGTGCCGTAGCCCGGCGAGTCGGCAAGTTCGAGCAGGCCGACAGTGGTACGCTGTTCCTCGATGAGATTGGCGACATGAGCCTGTCGGCCCAGGCTAAGGTGTTGCGCGCGCTGCAGGAGAACAAGATTACCCGTGTGGGGGGCGATAAGGAAATCAAAGTCAACGTACGGGTCATTGCCGCTACGAACAAAGACCTCCGGCAGGAGATTGCAAACGGTAACTTCCGCGAAGACTTATTCCACCGCCTGAGCGTGATCGTGATCAACGTACCGCCCCTGGCCGAACGCCGGAGCGACATCGTCCTCCTGGCCGATAAATTTTTGCAGGATATTGCCACTGAATACGGCTCTCCCCTCAAGGATATGACGCCCGACGCCATGCTGTATCTACAGTCGCTGCCCTGGACGGGTAACGTTCGCGAACTGCGCAACGTCATCGAACGACTCGTGATCATGTGCGGTGATCAGATCACCCTCGATGATGTGAAGCTGTACGCGTAA
- a CDS encoding LuxE/PaaK family acyltransferase, translating to MSFLSTLPAEALPLRQDLRQQILTVDTGSFESVALAVFRYQAQYNPVYRNYLHCLNVQPATMTQLSQVPFMPIGFFKHHTILTGFDPGSLSDGDLLTFASSGTTGRSAGFSETSQHLVPDPALYDAVSTRIFEQRYGSLRNFHILALLPSYLERNNSSLVYMVQRFMALSHDAQSSDSTGGGVPADTSANFFLNNLTELTARLRQLTDQPDGKRILLIGVTFALLDWAESGEDLRFLARNPNLVVMETGGMKGRRKELLREEVHQLLIDRLGIAQVHSEYGMTELLSQAYSAGEGVFLPSPTLRVLLRDINDPFQLHLPAVLDRRSGGINVVDLANLDSCSFIETQDLGQYVGSEAAPGAFRVIGRFDNSDVRGCNLMVV from the coding sequence TTGTCTTTTCTATCAACTCTTCCCGCTGAAGCGCTGCCGTTACGGCAGGATCTCCGGCAGCAAATTCTGACCGTCGATACCGGCTCATTTGAGTCGGTGGCCCTGGCCGTTTTTCGGTACCAGGCTCAGTATAACCCCGTTTATCGGAATTACCTGCATTGCCTGAACGTACAGCCTGCTACCATGACCCAATTAAGTCAGGTACCGTTTATGCCGATCGGTTTTTTCAAGCACCACACGATCCTGACGGGCTTCGATCCGGGCAGTCTGTCCGACGGCGATCTGCTGACGTTTGCCAGTAGTGGTACCACAGGACGGAGTGCCGGTTTTTCCGAAACGAGCCAGCATCTGGTGCCCGATCCGGCGCTCTACGATGCCGTTAGCACCCGGATTTTTGAACAACGCTACGGATCACTCCGTAACTTCCATATTCTGGCTTTATTGCCCTCGTACCTTGAACGAAATAACTCGTCGCTCGTGTATATGGTTCAGCGATTTATGGCCCTCAGCCACGACGCTCAATCATCTGATTCGACCGGGGGAGGGGTACCCGCCGATACGTCAGCCAACTTCTTTCTCAATAACCTGACGGAACTCACTGCGCGCCTGCGGCAGCTGACCGACCAGCCCGACGGGAAGCGGATTCTGCTCATTGGGGTCACCTTCGCGCTGCTCGACTGGGCCGAGTCGGGCGAGGATCTGCGGTTTCTGGCGCGTAATCCAAACCTGGTCGTGATGGAAACGGGGGGCATGAAAGGCCGCCGGAAAGAACTGCTGCGGGAAGAGGTTCACCAACTGCTGATCGACCGGCTGGGTATTGCCCAAGTCCACTCCGAATATGGCATGACGGAACTGCTGTCGCAGGCTTATTCGGCGGGAGAGGGCGTCTTTCTGCCCAGCCCGACGTTACGGGTGCTGCTGCGCGATATCAACGATCCTTTTCAGCTGCATCTGCCCGCCGTGCTGGACCGGCGTTCGGGTGGTATCAATGTAGTCGATCTGGCTAACCTGGACTCCTGCTCATTCATCGAAACCCAGGACCTCGGGCAATACGTTGGGAGTGAGGCTGCGCCGGGGGCCTTTCGGGTCATTGGCCGCTTCGACAACTCCGACGTACGCGGCTGCAACCTCATGGTTGTGTAA
- a CDS encoding sensor histidine kinase, with the protein MLKSFDIYNQNNILKIIVAMNLLLVGTGSLLYTNRLITKLELREEQYVQLYAKSIAYLTDTTHADAGDLNFVTSEIIQANKTVPAIYVDPNGEISMPLNITLPPENSPEQNQILLRQMRDEMRKNHTPLVVEIGDGVRGLVYYNNSSLLRQMTYFPYALLAILTALGVLAYLAFSSSRRAEQNRVWVGLAKETAHQLGTPMSSLMAWVEYMRSDPDQFDGSITDEIEKDVQRLETITARFSSIGSVPTLKEEDLNEVVQTFTSYLSRRISTKVKMTVTSQLPAGQTVKINKLLFEWVIENICKNAVDAMKGVGELRLNMILLPHQEVAIDITDTGKGISKANMQKVFNPGYSTKKRGWGLGLTLAKRIVEEYHNGRLYVKSSEVGKGTTFRIILALD; encoded by the coding sequence ATGCTCAAGTCATTCGACATTTACAATCAGAATAACATTCTGAAAATCATCGTGGCCATGAACCTGCTGCTGGTAGGTACGGGGTCACTATTGTACACCAATCGGCTCATTACGAAGCTGGAGCTGCGGGAGGAACAGTATGTGCAGCTCTACGCCAAAAGTATCGCTTACCTTACGGATACGACCCACGCTGATGCCGGCGATCTGAACTTTGTAACCAGCGAAATCATCCAGGCCAACAAAACGGTGCCCGCTATTTACGTAGACCCGAACGGGGAGATTTCCATGCCGCTGAACATTACGCTGCCGCCCGAAAATTCACCCGAACAAAATCAGATCCTGCTGCGGCAAATGCGCGACGAAATGCGCAAAAACCACACCCCCCTGGTTGTTGAGATTGGCGATGGCGTACGTGGACTGGTCTACTACAATAACTCCAGTTTGCTGCGCCAGATGACCTATTTTCCCTATGCGCTGCTGGCTATTCTGACGGCGCTGGGCGTCCTGGCTTACCTGGCGTTCAGTTCCTCGCGCCGGGCCGAGCAGAACCGCGTATGGGTGGGACTGGCTAAGGAAACGGCCCACCAACTGGGGACGCCCATGTCGTCGCTGATGGCCTGGGTCGAGTATATGCGGTCGGACCCCGATCAGTTCGACGGCTCCATAACCGATGAGATCGAAAAGGACGTGCAGCGACTGGAAACCATTACGGCGCGTTTCTCCAGTATCGGCTCGGTACCTACGCTGAAGGAGGAGGACCTGAACGAAGTGGTGCAGACATTTACCAGTTACCTGTCCCGCCGGATCTCAACCAAGGTAAAGATGACCGTAACCAGCCAGTTACCCGCCGGGCAGACTGTCAAGATCAACAAACTACTGTTCGAATGGGTGATTGAGAATATTTGTAAAAATGCCGTCGATGCCATGAAGGGGGTAGGTGAACTCCGGCTCAACATGATCCTGCTGCCCCACCAGGAAGTAGCCATCGACATTACCGATACGGGGAAGGGGATTTCGAAAGCTAACATGCAGAAAGTGTTCAATCCCGGTTACAGTACCAAAAAACGGGGCTGGGGCCTTGGTCTTACGCTGGCCAAGCGGATCGTGGAGGAGTACCACAATGGGCGGCTCTACGTCAAAAGTTCGGAAGTTGGCAAGGGTACCACCTTCCGGATTATTCTGGCTCTCGACTAA